The Periplaneta americana isolate PAMFEO1 chromosome 9, P.americana_PAMFEO1_priV1, whole genome shotgun sequence genome contains a region encoding:
- the LOC138705973 gene encoding uncharacterized protein: MADNNELIRPDWMNTSFFEKALRSAEEDNNITVISSEVKAATAAGDNYGSDMYRAVVQFKRENEIEEKSIIIKAVTMTKVFYHEKAVYAVVLPAMYNLLNEVPSLSNQLFAAKYFYSHLDETAPSIVMEDLKVNGFRLADKKQSGLDLKHCLLVMRTIARFHAASLVLYQKDPTMFEPLMSNVFSRGENKGMEPLFRGYVTRVAREVETWPDYKEKFAHKLHNLRETAQEQWRLGITRNEDGFNVLCHGDLWLNNMMFRYSDNTGDVEDIRFVDFQLTYWTSPAVDLHYFIHTSASAEALDHFELMIQEYYNTLCEILTLLKHPHLQPTMATINEELNKRSLYAVLASVLIRTVVLADRTKIADMGNMIKEVENAHLSEEYNESMKKLLLQFEARGWI; encoded by the exons ATGGCAGATAACAACGAGCTCATTAGGCCGGACTGGATGAATACTTCTTTCTTTGAGAAGGCTCTGAGATCTGCGGAAGAAGACAACAACATCACAGTAATTTCTAGCGAGGTCAAGGCAGCGACGGCAGCTGGGGACAATTATGGAAGTGACATGTACAGAGCAGTAGTCCAATTTAAGCGAGAAAATGAGATAGAAGAGAAGTCTATTATCATTAAG GCTGTAACTATGACGAAAGTATTCTACCACGAAAAAGCTGTGTACGCTGTCGTCCTCCCGGCAATGTACAACTTACTGAATGAGGTGCCTTCTTTAAGTAATCAACTTTTCGCTGCAAAATATTTCTACTCTCATTTGGATGAAACCGCTCCCTCAATAGTCATGGAAGATCTGAAAGTCAATGGTTTCCGACTTGCCGACAAAAAGCAATCCGGGTTGGATTTGAAGCACTGCCTTCTTGTCATGAGAACAATTGCACGTTTCCACGCTGCCTCCCTGGTTTTGTACCAGAAAGATCCTACAATGTTTGAACCACTAATGAGTAACGTATTTTCTAGAGGTGAAAACAAAGGAATGGAGCCATTATTTAGAGGATATGTCACTAGAGTCGCTCGAGAAGTGGAAACATGGCCggattataaagaaaaatttgcACACAAGTTGCACAACCTCCGTGAGACAGCTCAGGAACAATGGCGCCTAGGAATCACTCGAAATGAagatggatttaatgttctctgTCATGGAGATCTGTGGCTCAACAACATGATGTTCCGCTACTCTGACAACACAGGAGACGTCGAGGATATCAG atttgttgacTTCCAGTTGACCTACTGGACATCGCCAGCTGTGGATTTGCACTATTTCATTCATACGAGTGCCTCGGCTGAAGCGCTTGATCATTTCGAACTGATGATACAGGAGTACTATAACACACTCTGTGAGATCCTCACTTTGTTGAAGCACCCACATCTTCAGCCCACAATGGCTACGATTAATGAAGAATTAAATAAGAGAAGTCTCTACGCCGTGCTTGCGTCCGTCTTGATTCGCACCGTCGTTCTAGCGGACAGGACCAAGATCGCGGATATGGGCAATATGATAAAAGAGGTAGAAAATGCTCATTTGAGTGAGGAATATAACGAGTCAATGAAAAAGTTGTTACTACAATTTGAAGCAAGAGGCTGGATATGA
- the LOC138705974 gene encoding uncharacterized protein, producing the protein MVKSYSGIMAGSNEISKPKWLNTAFFESALRSAEGENITVISSEVKAATAPGDNYGSDMYRAAVKFKRGTETEEISIIVKASKDLAHGIIAKIMDAMNIFDQETAAFAIVFPAMYNLLNEVPSLSNQSFAAKYFYSHSDETASSIVLEDLKVKDFRLADNRMSGLDLKHCLLVMKTIARFHAASLVLYQKDPAMFKPFMDNVFSIDKDIGIGESFAGNVNRVAKEVEKWPDYREKFLQKLHNIRDTVMEQWRKAIIRNDEEFNVLCHGDLWLNNMMFRYSDDTGEVEEVRFVDFQLTYWTSPAVDLQYFIHTSASAEALEHFELMIQEYYNTLCEILALLKHPHLQPTMTVINRELETRGRYAMLSTIVGRNVVLVDRSKIPDLENMTKENDTIQLSEVYKESLKKLLPLFEVKGWI; encoded by the exons ATG GTAAAGTCGTACTCAGGCATCATGGCAGGCAGCAATGAGATATCTAAGCCGAAATGGTTGAATACTGCATTTTTTGAGAGCGCTCTGAGATCTGCAGAAGGAGAAAACATCACAGTAATTTCTAGCGAGGTGAAGGCAGCAACAGCACCTGGAGACAATTATGGAAGTGACATGTATAGAGCCGCTGTCAAATTTAAGCGAGGGACTGAAACAGAAGAAATATCTATCATCGTTAAAGCTTCAAAAGATTTGGCTCACGGAATTATTGCCAAG ATTATGGATGCAATGAATATATTCGACCAGGAAACGGCTGCTTTCGCCATCGTCTTTCCGGCAATGTACAACTTACTGAATGAGGTGCCTTCTTTAAGTAATCAGTCTTTCGCTGCAAAATATTTCTACTCTCATTCGGATGAAACCGCTTCGTCCATAGTATTGGAAGATCTGAAAGTTAAAGACTTCCGACTTGCAGACAACAGGATGTCTGGTCTTGATTTGAAGCACTGTCTTCTTGTCATGAAAACGATTGCACGTTTTCATGCAGCCTCCCTGGTTTTGTACCAGAAAGATCCGGCAATGTTTAAACCATTTATGGATAATGTATTTTCTATAGATAAGGACATAGGAATAGGGGAATCTTTTGCAGGAAATGTCAATAGAGTCGCAAAAGAAGTGGAAAAGTGGCCAGATTATAGAGAAAAGTTTCTACAAAAGCTACACAACATCCGTGACACAGTGATGGAACAATGGCGTAAAGCAATCATTAGAAACGATGAAGAATTCAATGTTCTCTGCCACGGTGATCTGTGGCTCAACAACATGATGTTCCGCTACTCTGACGACACAGGAGAAGTCGAGGAGGTCAG ATTTGTTGATTTCCAGCTGACTTACTGGACATCGCCAGCCGTGGACCTGCAGTATTTCATTCATACAAGTGCATCAGCTGAAGCACTTGAACATTTCGAACTGATGATTCAGGAGTACTATAACACACTCTGTGAGATCCTAGCGTTGTTGAAGCACCCACATCTTCAGCCCACGATGACTGTGATTAATAGAGAATTAGAGACTAGAGGTCGTTACGCAATGCTCAGTACAATCGTGGGTCGCAACGTGGTTCTGGTGGACAGGAGCAAGATTCCTGATCTCGAAAATATGACTAAAGAAAACGATACAATCCAACTCAGTGAAGTATACAAAGAGTCATTGAAGAAATTGTTACCTCTGTTTGAAGTAAAAGGATGGATATGA